Proteins from a genomic interval of Corythoichthys intestinalis isolate RoL2023-P3 chromosome 3, ASM3026506v1, whole genome shotgun sequence:
- the LOC130913876 gene encoding fructose-1,6-bisphosphatase 1-like produces the protein MSDRGTFDTNVVTVTRFVMEEGRRVKGTGELTRLLNSLCTAVKAISSAVRKAGIAHLYGIAGSTNVTGDQVKKLDILSNDLVINMIKSSFTSCVLVSEENEKAIIVEPETRGKYIVCFDPLDGSSNIDCLVSIGTIFSIYKRESEDGEPCEKDALQPGRNLVAAGYALYGSATMMVLSTGTGVNCFMLDPAIGEFILTERNVRIKKKGKIYSLNEGYSKYFEPAVIEYLSNKKFPQDGTEPYGARYIGSMVADVHRTLMYGGIFLYPGNSKSPEGKLRLLYEGNPMAFIIEQAGGAASTGFQDILDIQPVGIHQRAPVAMGSPDDVADYVAVCRKHATKAK, from the exons ATGTCCGACCGAGGTACTTTTGACACCAACGTGGTCACCGTGACCCGCTTCGTCATGGAGGAGGGCCGCCGGGTGAAAGGGACCGGGGAGCTCACCCGGCTGCTCAACTCCTTGTGCACGGCCGTCAAAGCCATCTCCAGCGCGGTGCGCAAAGCGGGCATCGCTCACCT CTACGGCATCGCGGGAAGCACCAACGTGACGGGCGACCAGGTGAAGAAGCTGGACATTCTGTCCAATGACCTGGTCATCAACATGATCAAGTCATCCTTCACATCCTGCGTTCTGGTTTCGGAGGAAAACGAAAAAGCCATCATCGTAGAACCTGAGACCAGG GGCAAGTACATTGTGTGTTTCGACCCGCTGGATGGTTCATCTAACATTGACTGCTTGGTCTCCATTGGAACAATCTTTTCCATCTACAAGAGG GAAAGTGAGGACGGCGAGCCTTGCGAGAAGGATGCCTTACAGCCCGGTAGGAACCTGGTGGCGGCTGGCTATGCCCTCTACGGCAGCGCCACCATGATGGTGCTCTCCACCGGAACCGGAGTTAACTGCTTTATGCTCGACCCG GCCATCGGTGAGTTCATCCTGACCGAGCGGAACGTGAGGATCAAAAAAAAGGGCAAGATCTACAGCTTGAACGAAGGCTATTCCAAATACTTTGAGCCGGCCGTCATCGAGTATTTGAGCAATAAGAAGTTTCCTCAG GACGGGACCGAGCCATACGGCGCTCGCTACATCGGCTCCATGGTGGCTGACGTGCATCGGACACTCATGTACGGCgggatctttttgtatccaggcAACTCAAAGAGCCCCGAGGGAAAG CTGCGTCTGCTGTACGAGGGCAACCCCATGGCCTTCATCATCGAGCAGGCTGGGGGCGCTGCTTCCACGGGCTTCCAGGACATCCTGGACATCCAGCCGGTGGGCATCCATCAGAGGGCCCCCGTGGCCATGGGCTCTCCTGACGACGTGGCGGACTACGTGGCTGTCTGCCGCAAGCACGCCACCAAGGCCAAGTGA
- the fbp2 gene encoding fructose-1,6-bisphosphatase isozyme 2, with product MSDQSTFDTDVWTLTRFVTETGRQAKGATGELTQLLNAIMTAIKAISSAVRKAGLAHLQGMAGSVNVTGDDVKKLDVLSNDLVVNMLKASYSTCCMVSEEDKDLIVTPKDKRGKYVVCFDPLDGSSNIDCLASIGTIFAIYKRVTDGEPTEEDALQPGSNIVCAGYALYGSATLVALSTGAGLHFFMLDPAIGEFILTERNVKIKPRGKIYSLNEGYAKYFHPSVNHYIEHKKNPEDGGTPYGARYVGSMVSDVHRTITYGGIFMYPANQKSPEGKLRLLYECNPIAFLVEQAGGVATTGAQRVLDVQPRALHQRVPFVVGSPDDVNEYLAFVNKYQ from the exons ATGTCGGACCAGTCAACCTTTGACACGGACGTGTGGACGCTGACCCGTTTCGTCACGGAGACGGGACGGCAGGCCAAGGGGGCCACGGGTGAGCTGACCCAGCTGCTCAACGCCATCATGACCGCCATCAAGGCCATCTCCTCGGCCGTGCGAAAGGCAGGCCTTGCACACTT ACAGGGTATGGCGGGCTCCGTCAACGTGACGGGGGATGACGTGAAGAAGCTGGACGTGCTGTCCAATGACCTGGTAGTCAACATGTTGAAGGCCTCTTACAGCACCTGCTGCATGGTCTCCGAGGAGGACAAGGATCTCATCGTTACGCCCAAAGACAAGAGG GGTAAGTACGTGGTGTGTTTTGACCCTCTAGACGGCTCGAGTAACATCGATTGTCTGGCTTCCATCGGCACCATCTTTGCCATCTACAAACGA GTGACAGACGGCGAGCCCACCGAAGAGGACGCCCTCCAGCCGGGCAGCAACATAGTGTGCGCGGGTTACGCCCTGTACGGCAGCGCCACCCTGGTGGCCCTCAGCACCGGTGCCGGCCTCCACTTTTTCATGCTCGACCCG GCCATCGGCGAGTTTATCCTGACGGAGAGGAACGTGAAGATCAAACCCAGGGGGAAGATCTACAGCTTGAACGAGGGCTACGCCAAATACTTCCACCCTTCAGTAAATCACTATATTGAGCACAAGAAGAACCCTGAG GACGGTGGCACCCCATACGGCGCGCGCTACGTGGGCTCTATGGTGTCCGATGTGCACCGCACCATCACGTACGGCGGCATCTTCATGTACCCGGCCAATCAAAAGAGTCCGGAAGGAAAG TTGCGTCTGCTGTACGAGTGCAATCCGATCGCTTTCCTGGTGGAGCAGGCAGGGGGCGTGGCCACCACCGGTGCCCAGAGGGTCTTGGATGTGCAGCCCCGGGCACTCCATCAACGGGTGCCCTTTGTGGTGGGCTCTCCCGATGACGTAAACGAGTATTTGGCTTTTGTAAACAAGTACCAGTAG